The Klebsiella sp. RIT-PI-d genomic sequence GCCCGGCGCTGCCTGGCAATTGCGTCTGAAGATATTGGTAATGCCGATCCGCGTGCAATGCAGGTAGCGATTTCGGCATGGGATTGTTTTACCCGCGTGGGTCCCGCAGAGGGCGAACGAGCGATTGCCCAGGCAATTGTCTATCTGGCCTGCGCGCCGAAAAGTAACGCGGTATATGCTGCCTTTAAAGCGGCGATGGCCGATGCCCGTGAGCGCCCGGATTACGATGTGCCGGACCACTTGCGTAATGCGCCGACGAAGCTGATGAAAGAAATGGGCTACGGTGAGCAGTATCGTTATGCGCATAATGAGCCTAACGCCTATGCTGCCGGCGAGCAGTACTTTCCGCAAGAAATGGCGCAAACGCGCTATTATCAACCAACCAGCCGCGGGCTTGAGGGCAAGATCGGCGAAAAGCTCGCCTGGCTTGCTGAACAGGATCAAAATAGCCCCACAAAACGCTACCGCTAATGCAGGCGTTGCGGTAAGGTTACTGGTGAATCTTTGCGATCGCAGGCTGCGGTCGCATTCTCCTTTTACTCATTCGATAAGCACAGGATAAGCATGCTCGATCCCAATCTGCTGCGTAACGAGCCAGACGCAGTCGCAGAAAAACTGGCACGCCGGGGCTTTAAGCTGGACGTAGATAAGTTGCGCGCTCTTGAGGAGCGTCGTAAAGTTTTGCAGGTAAAAACTGAAAATCTGCAGGCTGACCGTAACTCGCGATCGAAATCCATCGGCCAGGCGAAAGCGCGCGGGGAAGATATCGAGCCATTACGCCTGGAAGTTAATAAACTCGGTGAAGAACTCGATGCTGCTAAAGTCGAGCTTGATGCGCTGCAAAGCGAAATTCGTACCATCTCCCTGACCATTCCGAACGTTCCGGATGATTGTGTTCCGCAGGGACGGGATGAAAACGACAACGTTGAAATTAGCCGCTGGGGTACACCGCGTCAGTTCGACTTTGAGGTTCGCGATCACGTGACTCTTGGTGAAATGCACAGCGGTCTGGATTTTGCCGCCGCGGTTAAATTAACCGGCTCGCGTTTTGTGGTCATGAAAGGCCAGATCGCACGTATGCATCGTGCACTGGCGCAGTTCATGCTGGATCTGCATACTGAGCAGCACGGCTACAGCGAAAACTACGTTCCTTACCTGGTTAACCACGATACGCTTTATGGTACCGGGCAACTGCCGAAATTTGCCGGCGATTTATTTCACACCCGTCCGCTGGAAGAAGAAGCGGACAGCAGCAACTATGCGCTGATCCCCACCGCAGAAGTTCCGCTGACCAATCTGGTGCGTGATGAGATTATCGACGAAGACGACCTGCCGATTAAAATGACTGCGCATACACCGTGCTTCCGCTCTGAAGCCGGCTCCTATGGTCGCGACACGCGCGGTCTTATCCGTATGCATCAGTTCGATAAAGTTGAAATGGTCCAGATCGTTCGCCCGGAAGATTCAATGGATGCGCTGGAAGAGATGACCGGCCATGCGGAAAAAGTGCTCCAGTTGCTGGGGCTGCCTTACCGTAAAATCCTGCTTTGCACCGGTGATATGGGCTTTGGTGCCTGCAAAACCTACGATCTCGAGGTCTGGGTTCCGGCACAAAATACCTATCGTGAAATTTCATCGTGCTCTAACGTGTGGGATTTCCAGGCGCGCCGTATGCAGGCGCGCTGCCGCAGCAAGTCTGACAAGAAAACCCGTCTGGTTCATACTCTGAATGGTTCTGGTCTGGCGGTCGGTCGTACTCTGGTGGCCGTGCTGGAAAACTACCAGCAGGCAGATGGCCGTATTGAAGTGCCTGACGTGTTACGCCCGTACATGAAAGGTCTTGAGTACATCGGTTAATACCCTGGTTTTCTTTATAAAGCGCCTGCGGGCGCTTTTTTTATGCCTGCTTTGATACCGGACAATAACCTCTACCTCATAAGGGTTAATATGACTTTCGTTCGAAAGTAGCATTAACTGCTGCCATTTTGAATTATCGATATATAAGTATCTATATAGCGGTTTTTTGCTTTAGATATGACGAGTAAACAAAGTGAGCAATTATGAAAACGACCCTGCCTGAGGTTATGCTATCGACAGAAGTGAGCCGTCGTAAGCTAATGAAAACGACAGCCATCGGTGGTCTGGCAATGGCCAGTAGCGCCTTTACGCTGCCCTTTACCCGTATCGCTCATGCAGCTGATACCATCCCCGCGTCCAGACCGGCTGAAAAAATCATCTGGAGCGCCTGTACAGTGAACTGCGGTAGCCGCTGTCCACTACGTATGCATGTCGTTGACGGTGAAATAAAGTACGTCGAAACGGATAATACCGGTAACGATAATTTTGATGAACTGCATCAGGTCCGCGCTTGCCTGCGCGGACGCTCTATGCGCCGTCGCGTCTACAACCCTGACCGCCTGAAATATCCGATGAAACGCGTGGGTAAACGCGGAGAAGGAAAGTTCGAGCAAATTAGCTGGGATGAAGCCTACGATATCATTACCAAAAACATGCAGCGTCTGATTAAAGATTATGGCAATGAGTCTATCTATCTGAATTACGGAACCGGCACGCTGGGCGGTACGCTCACCCGCTCATGGCCGCCCGGCAAAACGCTGATTGCACGTTTGATGAACTGCTGTGGCGGCTACCTCAACCATTACGGTGACTACTCTTCTGCGCAAATCGCTGCCGGACTCAATTATACCTGGGGCGGTTGGGCAGATGGTAATAGCCCCTCCGACATTGAAAACAGTAAGCTGGTGGTTTTGTTTGGTAATAACCCTGGCGAAACGCGGATGAGCGGCGGTGGGGTGACGTATTATCTTGAGCAGGCCCGGCAGAAATCAAATGCGCGGATGATCATTATCGATCCTCGTTATACTGATACGGGCGCAGGGCGTGAAGATGAATGGATACCGATCCGTCCGGGGACCGATGCCGCGCTGGTAAGCGCGCTGGCCTGGGTTATGATCACAGAAGATCTGGTCGACCAACCGTTCCTCGATAAATACTGCGTAGGCTACGACGAAAAAACCCTGCCAGCCGACGCGCCAAAAAATGGCCACTATAAAGCCTATATTCTCGGTCAGGGTAACGACGGTATCGCCAAAACACCCCTATGGGCGTCGCAGATCACCGGCATTCCCGCCGGGCGCATCGTTAAACTGGCGCGGGAAATAGGTAGCGCGAAACCGGCCTATATTTCTCAGGGATGGGGCCCGCAGCGTCATGCTAACGGTGAAATCACCACTCGCGCTATCTCTATGCTGGCAATCCTGACCGGCAATGTGGGTATTAACGGCGGTAACAGCGGCGCCCGCGAAGGGTCTTACTCTATACCGTTCGAGCGTATGCCCACCCTGGAAAACCCGGTTGAAACCAGCATTTCCATGTTTATGTGGACCGATGCAATTGAACGTGGCCCAGAGATGACTGCCCTGCGCGATGGTGTTCGTGGTAAAGACAAACTGGACGTGCCGATTAAAATGATCTGGAACTATGCCGGGAATTGCCTCATTAACCAGCATTCAGAGATCAACCGGACTCACGAGATTTTGCAGGACGATAAAAAGTGCGAAATGATTGTCGTCATTGACTGTCATATGACCTCTTCTGCGAAGTATGCCGATATCCTGCTGCCAGACTGCACGGCCTCTGAACAGATGGATTTTGCGCTGGATGCCTCCTGCGGGAACATGTCTTACGTTATTTTTGCTGACCAGGCAATCAAACCGCGTTTCGAATGTAAAACCATCTATCAGATGACCAGCGATCTGGCGAAACGTCTGGGCGTAGAGCAACAGTTTACGGAGGGGCGTACTCAGGAGCAGTGGATGCGTCATTTGTACGAAAAATCGCGTCAGGCCATGCCTGAGCTGCCAACGTTTGAGGTATTCCGCCAGCAGGGAATATTTAAACAGCGCGATCCCGCAGGCCATCATGTCGCTTATCGCGAATTCCGTCAGGATCCGCAGGCCAATCCACTCACCACGCCTTCAGGCAAAATCGAGATTTATTCACAGGCGCTTGCCGACATTGCCGACAGTTGGGAACTGCCCGCTGGCGATGTCATCGATCCACTGCCTGTCTACACGCCGGGATTCGAGAACTACGACGATCCGCTTACCCATAAATATCCGCTGCAGCTGACTGGCTTCCATTATAAAGCACGCGTCCATTCTACCTATGGCAACGTGGATGTCCTGAAAGCTGCCTGTCGCCAGGAGATGTGGATCAACCCGTTAGATGCGCAGAAACGCGGCATTGTTAACGGTGACAGAATACGCATCTTTAACGATCGCGGTGAAGCCCACATTGAGGCGAAAGTGACCCCGCGCATGATGCCCGGCGTGGTGGCATTAGGTGAGGGAGCCTGGTACAACCCGGATGCGAAACGCGTGGATCAGAACGGCTGTATTAATGTGCTGACAACCCAGCGTCCTTCGCCTTTGGCTAAAGGCAATCCATCACATACCAACCTCGTCCAGGTTGAAAAAGCATAAGGAGTAGCCAATGACGACCCAGTATGGATTTTTTGTGGATTCCAGCCGCTGTACCGGCTGCAAAACCTGCGAACTGGCCTGCAAAGATTTTAAAGATTTAACCCCGGATGTTAGCTTTCGTCGCGTCTACGAATACGCCGGTGGCGACTGGCAGGAGGACAATGGCGTCTGGCAACAAAATGTCTTTGCCTATTATCTGTCGATTTCCTGTAACCATTGCGCGGATCCGGCCTGCACCAAAGTATGTCCAAGTGGTGCAATGCATAAACGTGATGATGGCTTTGTCGTGGTCAATGAAGACGTCTGTATCGGCTGTCGCTACTGCCACATGGCGTGTCCTTACGGCGCACCGCAGTATAACGCGGCAAAAGGGCATATGACCAAATGCGATGGTTGCCATGACCGCGTGGCCGAAGGGAAAAAACCTATTTGCGTTGAGTCCTGTCCACTACGTGCGCTGGACTTCGGTCCTGTCGACGAATTGCGTCAAAAACATGGCTCTCTGGCAGCCGTTGCACCGCTGCCGGCCGCGCATTTCACGAAGCCTGGTCTCGTGATTAAACCTAATGCTAATAGCCGTCCCTGTGGAGATACCACCGGTTATCTGGCTAATCCGAAGGAGGTGTAAAATGGGAAACGGATGGCATGAATGGCCGTTAATGATCTTCACCGTCTTCGGACAGTGCGTGGCAGGGGGTTTTATTGTTCTGGCACTGGCGCTAATGAAAGGCGATCTGCGCCCGGATACGCAGCAGCGCATTATCAACAGTATGTTTGGGCTATGGGTATTAATGGGGATAGCGTTTATAGCCTCAACAATCCATCTTGGCTCGCCGATGCGCGCGTTTAATTCCTTAAATCGCGTGGGCGCATCCGCACTAAGTAATGAAATCGCCAGCGGCTCACTGTTTTTTGTGATTGGTGGTATTGGCTGGCTACTCGCGGCCATGAAAAAAATGCCTTCAGCGCTGCGTATGCTGTGGCTTATCGTTACCATGGTCCTGGGCGTGATTTTTGTCTGGATGATGGTCCGTGTTTATAACAGTATTGATACGGTGCCCACCTGGCACACCGTATGGACGCCACTCAGTTTCTTCCTGACCCTGTTTATCGGCGGACCATTACTCGGGTATTTGCTGCTGAGCATTGCAGGCGTCAGCGCACGTGCTTTACGAATATTACCCGCAATCTCACTACTGGCGTTTATCGTAAGCCTGGTGACAAGCTTAATGCAGGGGACGGAACTGGCGACGATCCACAGTTCGGTACAGCAGGCATCAATGCTGGTGCCGGATTACAGCGCGCTAATGGCATGGCGTGCGCTGGTAATTGTTCTGGCGCTGCTCTTCTGGATCCTGCCGCAGCTCCGTGGAAAACGGCCTGCGGTATCACTACTGGCTCTCGCTTTTATGCTGGTGCTGGCCGGTGAACTTATTGGCCGCGGTATATTTTATGGCCTGCATATGACAACGGGTATGGCTATCGCCGGGTAAGCGGGTTATCAAACGGCGTACAGTCAGAGATCGGCTCTGATTTTACGCCATTTTTGATCATGAAATTTTTCAACTGACTTACTAGCCGTGATTTTGTTTTTATCCTTTTAAATCAATAAACTATTTATAATTCCTGCATTCCGTCTTTCGTTCTGGATAAGCAATTTCAATCGTTCAAAAACAATGTGTGCTATGGCTGAAAAACGCTAATTGACTTTGTTTATAGCGGTGGCATGATGCGCTCGAAATCTGAACTTCCTCACGGTTATTATCCATGTCCACCTATACCCGTCCGGTGCAGTTACTGCTCTGTGGCTTACTGTTGTTGACCCTGGCGATCGCGGTGTTAAATACGCTCGTCCCGCTCTGGCTCGCCCATGAAAACCTGCCTACCTGGCAAGTTGGAATGGTTGGCTCGTCTTATTTTACCGGCAATCTTATCGGGACGTTGCTGGCCGGGCATGTTATCAAACGTCTTGGGTTTAACCGCAGCTATTATATAGCATCGTTAATTTTTGCCGTGGGCTGTATTGGTCTCGGGATGATGGTGGGGTTCTGGAGCTGGTTAAGCTGGCGTTTTATTGCCGGTATTGGCTGTGCGATGATCTGGGTAGTGGTGGAAAGTGCACTGATGTGCAGCGGCAATTCGGGTAATCGTGGCCGTCTGCTGGCGGCCTATATGACGGTTTATTACGTCGGTACCGTGCTGGCACAGCTGCTGGTCAGCAAGTTGCCAACCGATCTGATGAGTGTTCTGCCGTGGGTAACGGCGGTCGTCCTGGCTGGCGTACTGCCGGTGCTATTTACGCGTATCGTGAATCAGCACAGCGAGCAGCAGGAACATGCGCGTATCTGGCCAATGCTGCGTCTGCGTCAGGCGCGTCTGGGAGTTAACGGCTGCATTATTTCAGGGATCGTGCTCGGGTCGCTGTACGGTCTGATGCCGCTTTATCTTAATCACCAGGGCGTAAGCGATTCCGGAATCGGTTTCTGGATGGCGGTGCTGGTCAGCGCAGGTATTCTGGGACAGTGGCCGATTGGCCGTCTTGCCGATCGCTACGGCCGCTTACTGGTCCTGAGAGTGCAGGTCTTTGTGGTGATCCTCGGCTGCCTGGCGATGCTCAGTCACGCGGCAATGGCACCGGCACTGTTTGTTCTGGGTGCCGCAGGCTTTACGCTCTATCCGGTCGCGATGGCATGGGCCTGTGAGAAAGTCGGACAGCATCAGCTGGTAGCGATGAACCAGGCGCTGCTGCTGAGTTACACCATCGGGAGTTTACTCGGGCCGTCGTTAACCGCGATGCTAATGCAAAACTATACCGACAACCTGCTGTTTATCATGATTGCCAGCGTATCGTTTATCTATCTATTGATGCTGCTGCGCAAAGCAGGTCATCATCCTACGCCTGTGGCCCACGTCTAGAAAAATGCCCTGTCGGGAGATCCGGCAGGGCATTTTTTTAATACATGACTTTATGACCGTACTGCTCCAGAATGCCTTTTATGCGTTCCATGGTCTCTTTTTTCGGCGGATGTATGCCGTCGAGCTTATACTCTTCACCCATTGCTACCCACTTATGTTTGCCCAGCTCGTGGTAAGGCAACATTTCAATTTTCTCTACGTTGCCCATATCGCGGGTAAACTCGCCTAAACGGTGTGCAGAATCATCATCGTCTGACCAGCCGGGTACAACGACATAACGTATCCATACTTTAATGTCTTTGTTAGCAAGATATTTGCCGAACTCAAGCGTACGGTGATT encodes the following:
- the serS gene encoding serine--tRNA ligase, with translation MLDPNLLRNEPDAVAEKLARRGFKLDVDKLRALEERRKVLQVKTENLQADRNSRSKSIGQAKARGEDIEPLRLEVNKLGEELDAAKVELDALQSEIRTISLTIPNVPDDCVPQGRDENDNVEISRWGTPRQFDFEVRDHVTLGEMHSGLDFAAAVKLTGSRFVVMKGQIARMHRALAQFMLDLHTEQHGYSENYVPYLVNHDTLYGTGQLPKFAGDLFHTRPLEEEADSSNYALIPTAEVPLTNLVRDEIIDEDDLPIKMTAHTPCFRSEAGSYGRDTRGLIRMHQFDKVEMVQIVRPEDSMDALEEMTGHAEKVLQLLGLPYRKILLCTGDMGFGACKTYDLEVWVPAQNTYREISSCSNVWDFQARRMQARCRSKSDKKTRLVHTLNGSGLAVGRTLVAVLENYQQADGRIEVPDVLRPYMKGLEYIG
- the dmsA gene encoding dimethylsulfoxide reductase subunit A codes for the protein MKTTLPEVMLSTEVSRRKLMKTTAIGGLAMASSAFTLPFTRIAHAADTIPASRPAEKIIWSACTVNCGSRCPLRMHVVDGEIKYVETDNTGNDNFDELHQVRACLRGRSMRRRVYNPDRLKYPMKRVGKRGEGKFEQISWDEAYDIITKNMQRLIKDYGNESIYLNYGTGTLGGTLTRSWPPGKTLIARLMNCCGGYLNHYGDYSSAQIAAGLNYTWGGWADGNSPSDIENSKLVVLFGNNPGETRMSGGGVTYYLEQARQKSNARMIIIDPRYTDTGAGREDEWIPIRPGTDAALVSALAWVMITEDLVDQPFLDKYCVGYDEKTLPADAPKNGHYKAYILGQGNDGIAKTPLWASQITGIPAGRIVKLAREIGSAKPAYISQGWGPQRHANGEITTRAISMLAILTGNVGINGGNSGAREGSYSIPFERMPTLENPVETSISMFMWTDAIERGPEMTALRDGVRGKDKLDVPIKMIWNYAGNCLINQHSEINRTHEILQDDKKCEMIVVIDCHMTSSAKYADILLPDCTASEQMDFALDASCGNMSYVIFADQAIKPRFECKTIYQMTSDLAKRLGVEQQFTEGRTQEQWMRHLYEKSRQAMPELPTFEVFRQQGIFKQRDPAGHHVAYREFRQDPQANPLTTPSGKIEIYSQALADIADSWELPAGDVIDPLPVYTPGFENYDDPLTHKYPLQLTGFHYKARVHSTYGNVDVLKAACRQEMWINPLDAQKRGIVNGDRIRIFNDRGEAHIEAKVTPRMMPGVVALGEGAWYNPDAKRVDQNGCINVLTTQRPSPLAKGNPSHTNLVQVEKA
- a CDS encoding DMSO/selenate family reductase complex B subunit, producing the protein MTTQYGFFVDSSRCTGCKTCELACKDFKDLTPDVSFRRVYEYAGGDWQEDNGVWQQNVFAYYLSISCNHCADPACTKVCPSGAMHKRDDGFVVVNEDVCIGCRYCHMACPYGAPQYNAAKGHMTKCDGCHDRVAEGKKPICVESCPLRALDFGPVDELRQKHGSLAAVAPLPAAHFTKPGLVIKPNANSRPCGDTTGYLANPKEV
- a CDS encoding dimethyl sulfoxide reductase anchor subunit family protein yields the protein MGNGWHEWPLMIFTVFGQCVAGGFIVLALALMKGDLRPDTQQRIINSMFGLWVLMGIAFIASTIHLGSPMRAFNSLNRVGASALSNEIASGSLFFVIGGIGWLLAAMKKMPSALRMLWLIVTMVLGVIFVWMMVRVYNSIDTVPTWHTVWTPLSFFLTLFIGGPLLGYLLLSIAGVSARALRILPAISLLAFIVSLVTSLMQGTELATIHSSVQQASMLVPDYSALMAWRALVIVLALLFWILPQLRGKRPAVSLLALAFMLVLAGELIGRGIFYGLHMTTGMAIAG
- a CDS encoding MFS transporter, which codes for MSTYTRPVQLLLCGLLLLTLAIAVLNTLVPLWLAHENLPTWQVGMVGSSYFTGNLIGTLLAGHVIKRLGFNRSYYIASLIFAVGCIGLGMMVGFWSWLSWRFIAGIGCAMIWVVVESALMCSGNSGNRGRLLAAYMTVYYVGTVLAQLLVSKLPTDLMSVLPWVTAVVLAGVLPVLFTRIVNQHSEQQEHARIWPMLRLRQARLGVNGCIISGIVLGSLYGLMPLYLNHQGVSDSGIGFWMAVLVSAGILGQWPIGRLADRYGRLLVLRVQVFVVILGCLAMLSHAAMAPALFVLGAAGFTLYPVAMAWACEKVGQHQLVAMNQALLLSYTIGSLLGPSLTAMLMQNYTDNLLFIMIASVSFIYLLMLLRKAGHHPTPVAHV